In Sporichthyaceae bacterium, the following are encoded in one genomic region:
- a CDS encoding Lrp/AsnC family transcriptional regulator: MPVDDLDARLLEEMAAEPRIGVLESSRRLGVARGTVQARLDRLERAGIVTGWGPDLDPVALGYPVSAFVMLQIVQGRGHDAVAAHLAGIPEVLEAHTISGDADMMCRIVARSNADLQRVLDLVLAEGSIRRSATTIALANRIPHRVLPLLAATARRRNA, encoded by the coding sequence GTGCCGGTCGACGACCTGGACGCCCGCTTGCTCGAGGAGATGGCCGCCGAGCCGCGCATCGGGGTCTTGGAGAGCTCGCGCCGCCTCGGCGTCGCCCGCGGCACCGTGCAGGCCCGGCTTGATCGCCTGGAACGCGCGGGCATCGTCACCGGCTGGGGCCCGGACCTGGACCCGGTGGCGCTCGGCTACCCGGTCTCCGCGTTCGTGATGCTGCAAATCGTGCAGGGCCGCGGCCACGATGCGGTGGCCGCCCACCTGGCCGGGATCCCCGAGGTACTCGAGGCGCACACGATCTCCGGCGACGCCGACATGATGTGCCGCATCGTGGCCCGCTCCAACGCCGACCTGCAACGCGTGCTGGATCTGGTGCTGGCCGAGGGCTCCATCCGCCGCAGTGCCACCACCATCGCCCTGGCCAACCGCATCCCCCACCGCGTCCTCCCCCTGCTGGCGGCGACCGCCCGGCGCCGCAACGCATGA